A region of Diospyros lotus cultivar Yz01 chromosome 3, ASM1463336v1, whole genome shotgun sequence DNA encodes the following proteins:
- the LOC127797960 gene encoding uncharacterized protein LOC127797960 yields the protein MPPDYLPLRWESTGQKWWYASPIDWAAANGHYDLVRELLHLDTNLLIKLTSLRRLRRLETVWDDAAQFSEAAKFRSQVARKLLIECQTSSGHNSLLGAGYGGWLLYTAASAADEGFVKELLDRDPFLVFGEGEYGITDMLYAAARSKNSEVFRVLLDFSEWQGGEIGSGFGWEMKNRAVHAAARGGNMEILRELLGDSSASVLVYRDAKGSSVLHTASGRGQVEVVKDLLASYDIITATDNQGNTALNVAAYRGHLAVVEVLVMASPSVALITNNYGDTFLHMAVAGFQSPGFRLLDQQFELVKQLVCGNFVSMDDFINVRNNDGRTALHMAVVENVMSDLVELLMTVPSINLNIRDAGGMTPLDLLKQRPQSASSEVLIKRLISAGGIANSQDYATRSALVSHLKMRGTGVSPGTSFQIRDSEIFLFTGMGNAYNATCNRASTEYSTCSSELNSLNSPAASNSLDGRKSGTVSYAAKQLKILLKWPRKGRKAGEDDSSESFRSGNWEDSPTPLRQRYSKKLSLPNNKRILCDRNSFPSPSTKKKFSATLMHGVIQAGPKLVVQSQSSSFSESSDSSTVPVDKQKGTGMENKIEESSGSNHSFNGEKFRINHKQNSFSKRLMNKYLCFGAQSLSMEDSVSCSQSHWSFKRSSLVA from the exons ATGCCTCCTGATTACTTGCCTCTAAGGTGGGAAAGCACTGGTCAAAAATGGTGGTACGCATCTCCAATAGACTGGGCGGCCGCCAATGGCCACTATGATCTGGTGAGGGAGCTCCTCCACCTCGACACCAATCTCCTCATCAAGCTCACCTCCCTCCGCCGCCTTCGCCGCCTCGAAACGGTCTGGGACGATGCGGCACAGTTCAGTGAAGCCGCTAAATTCCGGTCCCAGGTGGCCCGGAAACTCCTCATTGAATGCCAAACAAGTTCCGGCCACAACTCTCTCCTCGGAGCTGGCTATGGCGGCTGGCTTCTCTATACTGCTGCCTCAGCTGCGGATGAGGGATTTGTCAAGGAATTGCTTGACAGAGACCCGTTTCTGGTGTTCGGAGAGGGGGAATATGGGATTACTGACATGCTTTATGCTGCTGCTAGGAGCAAGAATTCAGAGGTTTTCAGGGTCTTGCTTGATTTCTCAGAGTGGCAAGGGGGGGAGATTGGTTCTGGTTTCGGGTGGGAGATGAAGAATAGGGCCGTTCATGCTGCGGCTAGAGGGGGGAATATGGAGATTTTGAGGGAGCTCTTGGGGGATTCTTCTGCCAGTGTTTTGGTTTATAGAGATGCTAAGGGATCTTCGGTGTTGCATACAGCTTCTGGCAGAGGGCAAGTTGAG GTGGTCAAAGACCTATTGGCGTCCTACGATATCATCACTGCAACAGATAACCAAGGGAACACAGCACTAAATGTGGCTGCTTACAGGGGTCACTTGGCTGTGGTGGAGGTTCTAGTTATGGCATCTCCCTCGGTTGCTCTCATAACCAACAATTATGGAGACACTTTTCTTCATATGGCAGTGGCTGGTTTCCAGAGCCCGGGTTTTCGGCTACTGGACCAGCAATTTGAGCTTGTGAAGCAGTTGGTTTGTGGAAACTTTGTAAGCATGGATGATTTTATCAATGTTAGGAACAATGATGGAAGAACTGCCCTTCATATGGCTGTTGTTGAGAACGTTATGTCTGACCTGGTGGAACTGCTCATGACTGTACCTTCAATTAATTTGAACATCCGCGATGCCGGTGGCATGACCCCGCTTGATCTCCTCAAGCAGAGGCCACAATCAGCTTCTTCCGAAGTTCTTATCAAGCGGTTGATCTCAGCTGGAGGGATTGCCAACTCTCAGGATTATGCGACAAGAAGTGCCCTCGTCTCCCATCTGAAAATGCGGGGTACTGGAGTCAGCCCTGGAACCTCTTTTCAAATCCGAGATTCAGAGATATTCTTGTTCACTGGTATGGGGAATGCATATAATGCCACCTGCAATCGTGCAAGTACAGAATACAGTACCTGTTCTAGTGAACTTAATAGCTTGAACTCTCCTGCTGCCTCAAACTCACTGGATGGTAGGAAATCTGGCACTGTTAGTTATGCCGCAAAGCAGCTGAAGATTCTCCTGAAATGGCcgagaaagggaagaaaagccGGGGAAGATGATTCTTCGGAATCATTCAGAAGTGGAAACTGGGAAGACAGTCCAACCCCACTTCGACAGAGGTATTCCAAAAAGTTATCCCTACCAAACAACAAAAGGATACTCTGCGACAGAAACAGTTTTCCAAGTCCATCCaccaaaaagaaattttctGCAACGCTGATGCACGGTGTCATTCAGGCTGGGCCAAAATTGGTTGTTCAATCACAATCAAGTTCTTTCTCAGAATCATCCGACTCTTCAACTGTCCCAGTTGATAAACAAAAGGGAACGGGCATGGAGAACAAAATTGAAGAATCCAGTGGCTCAAATCATTCCTTTAATGGTGAAAAATTTCGGATCAACCACAAACAGAACTCCTTTAGCAAGAGGTTGATGAACAAGTATTTGTGCTTTGGCGCACAGAGCCTGTCCATGGAAGATTCAGTTTCCTGCAGTCAATCACATTGGAGTTTCAAGCGCTCTTCTTTAGTGGCTTGA
- the LOC127797961 gene encoding lysine histidine transporter 1 isoform X1 — translation MASNQQVLDDEALRQKKIEEWLPITSSRKGKWWFSAFHNVTAMVGAGVLSLPYAMSGLGWGPGITIFVMSWIITLYTLWQMVEMHEMVPGKRFDRYHELGQHAFGEKLGLYIVVPQQLIVEVGTCIVYMVTGGKSLKKIHESLCSDCKPIRTTYWIMVFASVNFFLSHLPSLDSISCVSFFAALMSLGYSIIIWGASLKRGVQDNVDYSPRGKTTADSVFNFFNSLGDVAFAYAGHNVVLEIQATITSTPERPSKGPMWKGVVVAYIIVAICYFPVAMIGFYVFGNTVDDNILITLEKPTWLISAANFFVIVHVVGGYQIYSMPVFDMIETYLVKEKKFLPSAVLRIVVRTSYVIATMFIGMTFPFFGGLLGFFGGFALAPTSYYLPCIIWLIVYKPKKFSLSWWANWFCIITGIALTIVAPIGALRTIILAVKSYKFYS, via the exons ATGGCTAGCAATCAACAAGTGCTCGACGATGAAGCTCTCAGGCAGAAGAAGATTGAGGAATGGCTTCCTATCACTTCCTCCAGGAAAGGGAAATGGTGGTTCTCTGCCTTCCACAACGTCACTGCCATGGTTGGTGCCGGTGTTCTCAGCCTGCCTTATGCCATGTCCGGGCTTGGATG GGGTCCCGGAATCACCATATTTGTCATGTCTTGGATCATCACCTTATATACTCTCTGGCAAATGGTTGAGATGCATGAAATGGTTCCTGGAAAGCGGTTTGACAGATATCACGAGCTAGGTCAACATGCTTTTGGTGAAAAGCTTGGGCTTTATATTGTTGTACCTCAGCAGCTTATTGTGGAAGTTGGCACATGCATTGTTTACATGGTCACTGGAGGAAAATCATTGAAGAAAATCCATGAATCGCTGTGCTCTGACTGCAAACCAATCAGGACGACTTACTGGATCATGGTTTTTGCCTCTGTTAACTTTTTCCTCTCACATCTGCCAAGCTTGGACTCAATTTCTTGCGTCTCCTTCTTTGCGGCTCTCATGTCCTTGGG TTACTCCATAATCATTTGGGGGGCTTCCCTTAAAAGGGGGGTTCAAGACAATGTGGACTACAGTCCTAGAGGGAAAACCACAGCTGATAGCGTTTTTAACTTCTTCAACTCGTTAGGTGATGTAGCTTTTGCCTATGCCGGTCACAATGTGGTGTTGGAGATCCAAGCAACCATTACTTCGACTCCAGAGAGACCTTCCAAGGGACCTATGTGGAAAGGAGTGGTAGTTGCATACATCATCGTTGCCATATGCTATTTCCCTGTGGCGATGATTGGATTCTATGTTTTTGGGAACACTGTCGATGATAACATTCTCATCACGCTGGAGAAACCCACCTGGCTTATCTCAGCTGCAAACTTTTTTGTTATTGTTCATGTTGTTGGAGGATACCAG ATATACTCCATGCCGGTGTTTGACATGATTGAAACTTACCTGGTGAAGGAGAAGAAGTTCCTGCCTTCTGCTGTGCTTCGTATCGTTGTTCGTACTTCATATGTTA TTGCCACAATGTTCATTGGGATGACCTTCCCTTTCTTTGGTGGGCTACTCGGGTTTTTTGGTGGATTTGCTTTGGCTCCAACCTCATACTAC CTACCCTGCATCATTTGGCTCATAGTCTACAAGCCTAAGAAATTCAGCTTGTCTTGGTGGGCTAATTGG TTCTGCATAATCACGGGCATTGCTCTGACGATCGTGGCACCCATCGGAGCACTAAGGACGATCATCCTCGCGGTCAAAAGCTATAAGTTCTACTCGTGA
- the LOC127797961 gene encoding lysine histidine transporter 1 isoform X2 encodes MASNQQVLDDEALRQKKIEEWLPITSSRKGKWWFSAFHNVTAMVGAGVLSLPYAMSGLGWGPGITIFVMSWIITLYTLWQMVEMHEMVPGKRFDRYHELGQHAFGEKLGLYIVVPQQLIVEVGTCIVYMVTGGKSLKKIHESLCSDCKPIRTTYWIMVFASVNFFLSHLPSLDSISCVSFFAALMSLGYSIIIWGASLKRGVQDNVDYSPRGKTTADSVFNFFNSLGDVAFAYAGHNVVLEIQATITSTPERPSKGPMWKGVVVAYIIVAICYFPVAMIGFYVFGNTVDDNILITLEKPTWLISAANFFVIVHVVGGYQIYSMPVFDMIETYLVKEKKFLPSAVLRIVVRTSYVIATMFIGMTFPFFGGLLGFFGGFALAPTSYYQFLSAATLHHLAHSLQA; translated from the exons ATGGCTAGCAATCAACAAGTGCTCGACGATGAAGCTCTCAGGCAGAAGAAGATTGAGGAATGGCTTCCTATCACTTCCTCCAGGAAAGGGAAATGGTGGTTCTCTGCCTTCCACAACGTCACTGCCATGGTTGGTGCCGGTGTTCTCAGCCTGCCTTATGCCATGTCCGGGCTTGGATG GGGTCCCGGAATCACCATATTTGTCATGTCTTGGATCATCACCTTATATACTCTCTGGCAAATGGTTGAGATGCATGAAATGGTTCCTGGAAAGCGGTTTGACAGATATCACGAGCTAGGTCAACATGCTTTTGGTGAAAAGCTTGGGCTTTATATTGTTGTACCTCAGCAGCTTATTGTGGAAGTTGGCACATGCATTGTTTACATGGTCACTGGAGGAAAATCATTGAAGAAAATCCATGAATCGCTGTGCTCTGACTGCAAACCAATCAGGACGACTTACTGGATCATGGTTTTTGCCTCTGTTAACTTTTTCCTCTCACATCTGCCAAGCTTGGACTCAATTTCTTGCGTCTCCTTCTTTGCGGCTCTCATGTCCTTGGG TTACTCCATAATCATTTGGGGGGCTTCCCTTAAAAGGGGGGTTCAAGACAATGTGGACTACAGTCCTAGAGGGAAAACCACAGCTGATAGCGTTTTTAACTTCTTCAACTCGTTAGGTGATGTAGCTTTTGCCTATGCCGGTCACAATGTGGTGTTGGAGATCCAAGCAACCATTACTTCGACTCCAGAGAGACCTTCCAAGGGACCTATGTGGAAAGGAGTGGTAGTTGCATACATCATCGTTGCCATATGCTATTTCCCTGTGGCGATGATTGGATTCTATGTTTTTGGGAACACTGTCGATGATAACATTCTCATCACGCTGGAGAAACCCACCTGGCTTATCTCAGCTGCAAACTTTTTTGTTATTGTTCATGTTGTTGGAGGATACCAG ATATACTCCATGCCGGTGTTTGACATGATTGAAACTTACCTGGTGAAGGAGAAGAAGTTCCTGCCTTCTGCTGTGCTTCGTATCGTTGTTCGTACTTCATATGTTA TTGCCACAATGTTCATTGGGATGACCTTCCCTTTCTTTGGTGGGCTACTCGGGTTTTTTGGTGGATTTGCTTTGGCTCCAACCTCATACTAC CAATTCCTATCTGCAGCTACCCTGCATCATTTGGCTCATAGTCTACAAGCCTAA
- the LOC127796292 gene encoding uncharacterized protein LOC127796292 isoform X2, with protein MKIVRQRCWFCGRQLESTVQNAYMDAFLLHLQNEQKEAIIKKEPGLHLYSNDIDMILSDEADDTKEGILGTPADKSDTPNPASFDLANKTNGDIFSSEKPLESVTPFAQRKSKFVVQSTLNDLPNVENIKDHDLENSEDDIIKRVQTRAKCSLVIHGSQPEPGCRFMYDKIEEKCNFLESRIKKHAKALFTSGLCEELMDPTIASQKSVFAVGMICCEEEGRLKEKPIMLQSSIEHSGGQRVRLDLQKMNQFSIFPGQVVGIEGHNPSGHCLIASKVVDYIPLPVSADADLHPTKKQALDQKFQSSDPSNMPAELSLIVAAGPFTTTDNLFFEPFTELLAYARRKQPQLLLILGPFIDSEHPEIKKGTVNRTFDDIFRLEILGRLQDYVEYMGSESRVILVPSIRDAHHDFVFPQPAFDIYPPPLEDQISSLANPGIFSANKVKVGCCTVDILRHLSGEEISKNPPGGSKQRLSRLANHILNQRSFYPLYPPMEGTPLDFSLAPEALQISSIPDILILPSDLAHFVKVLSIGEGEEQMKYICVNPGRLARGEGAGFFVELNYRGSPDLSSASVTSI; from the exons ATGAAGATAGTAAGGCAGAGGTGTTGGTTTTGTGGCAGGCAGCTAGAATCGACTGTGCAAAATGCTTATATGGACGCGTTTTTGCTGCATTTACAAAACGAGCAGAAGGAAGCAATTATCAAAAAAGAGCCTGGCTTGCATTTGTACTCTAATGATATTGACAT GATATTGAGTGATGAAGCCGACGATACAAAAGAAGGTATTCTTGGCACTCCAGCAGATAAATCTGACACACCAAATCCAGCATCATTTGATTTGGCAAACAAAACAAATGGGGATATTTTTTCTTCTGAAAAGCCTTTAGAATCCGTGACTCCCTTTGCACAAAGAAAGAGCAAGTTTGTGGTGCAATCTACTCTCAATGATCTGCCTAATGTAGAAAACATAAAGGACCATGATCTTGAAAATTCAGAGGATGACATCATAAAGAGGGTACAAACCAGGGCAAAGTGTTCCTTAGTTATCCATGGCTCCCAGCCTGAACCAGGATGCAGGTTCATGTATGACAAGATAGAAGAAAAG TGCAATTTCCTTGAAAGTCGCATCAAAAAGCATGCAAAAGCACTTTTTACTTCAGGGCTGTGTGAGGAGCTAATGGACCCTACCATTGCTTCACAG AAAAGTGTTTTTGCAGTTGGCATGATCTGCTGTGAAGAAGAAGGACGTCTGAAGGAGAAGCCTATCATGCTGCAAAGCAG TATCGAGCATTCTGGAGGACAAAGAGTGCGTCTCGACTTACAAAAGATGAACCAATTTTCCATTTTCCCTGGCCAG GTGGTTGGTATTGAAGGGCACAATCCTAGCGGACACTGTCTGATAGCATCAAAAGTTGTTGATTACATTCCTTTACCAGTTAGTGCTGATGCAGATCTTCATCCTACAAAGAAACAAGCTCTTGATCAGAAGTTTCAGTCAAGTGATCCATCTAATATGCCAGCAGAGCTATCTCTG ATTGTTGCAGCAGGTCCTTTTACAACAACCGACAACTTATTCTTTGAACCTTTTACTGAGCTGCTAGCATATGCACGCAGAAAGCAGCCTCAGTTGCTGTTAATT CTGGGACCATTTATTGATTCTGAGCATCCAGAGATTAAGAAAGGAACTGTAAACAGGACTTTTGATGACATTTTTCGTCTTGAAATCCTTGGAAGG CTTCAAGATTATGTAGAGTATATGGGTTCTGAGAGCCGTGTCATTCTTGTGCCATCCATACGTGATGCGCACCATGACTTTGTTTTCCCTCAG CCTGCTTTTGATATTTACCCACCTCCTCTCGAGGATCAG ATAAGCAGTCTTGCAAATCCTGGGATTTTCAGTGCAAATAAG GTTAAAGTAGGTTGCTGCACCGTGGATATTCTCAGACATCTTAGTGGAGAGGAGATCTCCAAAAATCCACCTGGAGGATCCAAGCAACGCTTGAGTAGACTAGCAAATCACATACTTAACCAGCGCAG CTTTTATCCTCTATATCCACCAATGGAAGGTACTCCCTTGGATTTCTCACTCGCTCCAGAGGCTCTTCAGATCTCTTCTATTCCAGATATCCTCATCCTACCCTCAGACTTGGCTCATTTTGTGAAG GTCTTATCAATTGGCGAAGGAGAAGAGCAAATGAAATACATTTGTGTTAATCCGGGAAGACTGGCGAGGGGGGAAGGAGCGGGTTTCTTTGTGGAGCTTAACTACCGAGGAAGTCCTGATTTGTCAAGCGCTTCGGTAACAAGCATATAG
- the LOC127796292 gene encoding uncharacterized protein LOC127796292 isoform X1 has product MEKEIKAEFKKNGFTLDDEEEILKKCLTFCIEYKLSPSDLVSSWDVFSMNRQLESTVQNAYMDAFLLHLQNEQKEAIIKKEPGLHLYSNDIDMILSDEADDTKEGILGTPADKSDTPNPASFDLANKTNGDIFSSEKPLESVTPFAQRKSKFVVQSTLNDLPNVENIKDHDLENSEDDIIKRVQTRAKCSLVIHGSQPEPGCRFMYDKIEEKCNFLESRIKKHAKALFTSGLCEELMDPTIASQKSVFAVGMICCEEEGRLKEKPIMLQSSIEHSGGQRVRLDLQKMNQFSIFPGQVVGIEGHNPSGHCLIASKVVDYIPLPVSADADLHPTKKQALDQKFQSSDPSNMPAELSLIVAAGPFTTTDNLFFEPFTELLAYARRKQPQLLLILGPFIDSEHPEIKKGTVNRTFDDIFRLEILGRLQDYVEYMGSESRVILVPSIRDAHHDFVFPQPAFDIYPPPLEDQISSLANPGIFSANKVKVGCCTVDILRHLSGEEISKNPPGGSKQRLSRLANHILNQRSFYPLYPPMEGTPLDFSLAPEALQISSIPDILILPSDLAHFVKVLSIGEGEEQMKYICVNPGRLARGEGAGFFVELNYRGSPDLSSASVTSI; this is encoded by the exons ATGGAAAAGGAAATCAAAGCGGAGTTCAAGAAGAACGGTTTCACTTTGGACGACGAAGAAGAAATCTTGAAGAAAT GTCTTACTTTCTGTATAGAGTACAAGCTCAGTCCCTCCGATCTTGTTTCGAGTTGGGACGTTTTCTCCATGAACAG GCAGCTAGAATCGACTGTGCAAAATGCTTATATGGACGCGTTTTTGCTGCATTTACAAAACGAGCAGAAGGAAGCAATTATCAAAAAAGAGCCTGGCTTGCATTTGTACTCTAATGATATTGACAT GATATTGAGTGATGAAGCCGACGATACAAAAGAAGGTATTCTTGGCACTCCAGCAGATAAATCTGACACACCAAATCCAGCATCATTTGATTTGGCAAACAAAACAAATGGGGATATTTTTTCTTCTGAAAAGCCTTTAGAATCCGTGACTCCCTTTGCACAAAGAAAGAGCAAGTTTGTGGTGCAATCTACTCTCAATGATCTGCCTAATGTAGAAAACATAAAGGACCATGATCTTGAAAATTCAGAGGATGACATCATAAAGAGGGTACAAACCAGGGCAAAGTGTTCCTTAGTTATCCATGGCTCCCAGCCTGAACCAGGATGCAGGTTCATGTATGACAAGATAGAAGAAAAG TGCAATTTCCTTGAAAGTCGCATCAAAAAGCATGCAAAAGCACTTTTTACTTCAGGGCTGTGTGAGGAGCTAATGGACCCTACCATTGCTTCACAG AAAAGTGTTTTTGCAGTTGGCATGATCTGCTGTGAAGAAGAAGGACGTCTGAAGGAGAAGCCTATCATGCTGCAAAGCAG TATCGAGCATTCTGGAGGACAAAGAGTGCGTCTCGACTTACAAAAGATGAACCAATTTTCCATTTTCCCTGGCCAG GTGGTTGGTATTGAAGGGCACAATCCTAGCGGACACTGTCTGATAGCATCAAAAGTTGTTGATTACATTCCTTTACCAGTTAGTGCTGATGCAGATCTTCATCCTACAAAGAAACAAGCTCTTGATCAGAAGTTTCAGTCAAGTGATCCATCTAATATGCCAGCAGAGCTATCTCTG ATTGTTGCAGCAGGTCCTTTTACAACAACCGACAACTTATTCTTTGAACCTTTTACTGAGCTGCTAGCATATGCACGCAGAAAGCAGCCTCAGTTGCTGTTAATT CTGGGACCATTTATTGATTCTGAGCATCCAGAGATTAAGAAAGGAACTGTAAACAGGACTTTTGATGACATTTTTCGTCTTGAAATCCTTGGAAGG CTTCAAGATTATGTAGAGTATATGGGTTCTGAGAGCCGTGTCATTCTTGTGCCATCCATACGTGATGCGCACCATGACTTTGTTTTCCCTCAG CCTGCTTTTGATATTTACCCACCTCCTCTCGAGGATCAG ATAAGCAGTCTTGCAAATCCTGGGATTTTCAGTGCAAATAAG GTTAAAGTAGGTTGCTGCACCGTGGATATTCTCAGACATCTTAGTGGAGAGGAGATCTCCAAAAATCCACCTGGAGGATCCAAGCAACGCTTGAGTAGACTAGCAAATCACATACTTAACCAGCGCAG CTTTTATCCTCTATATCCACCAATGGAAGGTACTCCCTTGGATTTCTCACTCGCTCCAGAGGCTCTTCAGATCTCTTCTATTCCAGATATCCTCATCCTACCCTCAGACTTGGCTCATTTTGTGAAG GTCTTATCAATTGGCGAAGGAGAAGAGCAAATGAAATACATTTGTGTTAATCCGGGAAGACTGGCGAGGGGGGAAGGAGCGGGTTTCTTTGTGGAGCTTAACTACCGAGGAAGTCCTGATTTGTCAAGCGCTTCGGTAACAAGCATATAG
- the LOC127797947 gene encoding TLC domain-containing protein At5g14285-like, with the protein MEAVVGVGVDAPTLAVFFLMFVAIYLLGYLTIFRRWGGVSRPEASSCLISLAHGTPAVVLAVFSTLPHRQNQNPHPFSSANTAFQNQVLEYSIAYFLTDLFHYLLFVPADAIFVGHHLATAYVLITCRYIIHHGAFAILSLLAIAEVTSGCQNAWTLARLRHAASPEAAVIYEFLSPVFYSFYSVVRGVIGPLFVYKMGVFYSGGGAGDLIPKWAWISWMVLIVAAILVSILWVSRLWVDFYSRRRRSIRKSFFFGGFSNNPKSS; encoded by the exons ATGGAGGCTGTGGTGGGCGTTGGCGTTGACGCTCCAACTCTAGCTGTATTTTTCTTGATGTTCGTGGCCATCTACCTCTTGGGCTATTTGACAATATTCCGGAGATGGGGCGGCGTCTCAAGGCCAGAAGCTTCGAGCTGCCTGATATCTCTCGCCCACGGCACGCCAGCGGTGGTGCTGGCCGTCTTCTCCACCCTCCCCCACCGTCAAAACCAAAACCCACATCCTTTTTCTTCCGCCAACACTGCCTTTCAGAACCAGGTGCTCGAATACAGCATTGCGTACTTCTTAACCGACCTCTTCCACTACCTTCTCTTCGTCCCCGCCGACGCCATCTTTGTCGGCCACCACCTGGCAACCGCCTACGTCTTGATCACATGCAG GTATATAATCCACCACGGAGCTTTCGCCatcctttcccttcttgccattgCAGAGGTCACCAGCGGTTGCCAGAACGCCTGGACCCTGGCCAGGCTCCGCCACGCTGCCTCGCCGGAGGCCGCCGTGATTTATGAGTTCTTGTCTCCGGTGTTTTACTCCTTCTATTCGGTTGTCAGGGGGGTCATTGGACCTTTGTTTGTGTACAAGATGGGGGTGTTTTATTCCGGCGGAGGGGCCGGCGATTTGATTCCGAAGTGGGCTTGGATTTCTTGGATGGTTCTGATTGTCGCTGCAATCTTGGTCAGTATTTTGTGGGTTTCACGTCTTTGGGTGGACTTTTACAGCAGGCGGAGAAGATCAATTAGGAAGAGTTTTTTCTTTGGGGGATTCAGCAACAACCCTAAATCTAGTTAG